In Scomber japonicus isolate fScoJap1 chromosome 7, fScoJap1.pri, whole genome shotgun sequence, one genomic interval encodes:
- the LOC128362090 gene encoding fibronectin type III domain-containing protein 9, which translates to MGIAVYNISSTSARVSWPSSPGCLDTFYSVMYDPNWNSLLMGYKRKTFMHEERIPVSQTSTHLANLLPQTAYFLCVTCQAANPVRDQCQVFSTLTESNDGHDRAGWELAMGVWLTCCILLLVIAGILLWGCLHNTCSIASQAADSCNTATNAARQDTSGSRQLYTPSGSSSGGSCGNSGAKHAAIMQTPLLSVQTTGHIITKDHELRTLAKLSGSEPV; encoded by the coding sequence aTGGGGATTGCGGTCTACAATATCTCCTCCACTTCTGCCAGAGTGAGCTGGCCGTCGTCTCCTGGCTGCCTGGACACCTTCTACAGCGTCATGTACGACCCCAACTGGAACAGTCTGCTGATGGGCTACAAGCGCAAGACTTTCATGCACGAGGAACGCATCCCCGTCAGTCAGACCAGCACGCACCTGGCCAACCTCCTCCCTCAGACCGCCTACTTCTTGTGCGTGACATGTCAGGCTGCCAATCCGGTTCGGGACCAGTGCCAGGTGTTCAGCACTCTGACCGAGAGCAACGACGGTCACGACAGGGCCGGCTGGGAGCTCGCAATGGGTGTCTGGCTGACCTGTTGCATCTTGCTCCTGGTCATCGCTGGCATCCTGTTGTGGGGATGTCTCCACAACACCTGCTCCATCGCCAGCCAGGCTGCCGACAGCTGCAACACGGCGACCAACGCGGCCCGCCAAGACACCTCTGGATCCAGACAGCTCTACACTCCCAGTGGCAGCAGCAGTGGCGGCAGCTGTGGCAACAGCGGCGCCAAACACGCCGCCATCATGCAAACGCCGCTCCTCTCAGTGCAGACCACCGGCCACATCATTACCAAGGACCATGAACTGAGAACGCTTGCTAAGCTCTCTGGCAGCGAGCCAGTATGA